CCATCGATCAGCATCAGGCGGGAGGCCATCACCGCGCGGCGCTGTTTTTCCATCTCGCGCGCCCAGAGCAGCGCATTGACGATGCCGCTTTCATCCTCGATCGTGATGAAGACCGCATTGCCCTTGCCCGGTCGCTGGCGGATCAGCACCACGCCCGCCACGCGCACCTTCGTCCCATCCTTGGCCGCATTGATCGACGCACAATCGATCGCGCCGCGCTCGGCAAAATGGCTACGCAGAAACTGCATCGGATGCCCTTTGAGCGACAGGCGGTGGGTCGCATAATCGATGGCGACCTCTTCGGACAACGGCATGGTGGGCAGCGCCGGGTCCGGCTCCTGCCCCAGTTCCGGCAGATCCTGCGCGGCAAAGAGCGGCAATTGGGCGGGCGGGACGCGGCGCGCCTCCCACCCCGCTGCGCGCCGGTTGCTGCCGATCGAGCGCAGCGCGTCGGCATCCGCCAGTAGATGGAGCGCCCGCGCGGGCATCCCCGCGCGCCGGGCCAGATCCTCCATGTCGCGGATCGGCGCGTCCGCCCGCGCCGCGATCAGCGCCTTCGCCCATTCCTCGCGAAAACCATCGATCCGGTTGAGGCCGAGGCGGAGTATCCGTTCGCCTTCCAGACTGCTGTACCATAGGCTTGCCTGGACATCGATCGGCCGGGCTTCGACGCCATGTTGCTGCGCGTCGCGCACCAACTGGGCGGGGGCGTAGAAGCCCATCGGCTGGCTGTTGAGCAGGGCGCAGGCGAAGACGGCGGGATAATGGCATTTCAGCCAAGAGGAAACATAGGCGAGCCAGCCGAACGCCTGCGCATGGCTTTCGGGGAAGCCATATTCGCCGAACCCTTCGATCTGTTTGAAACAGCGTTCGGCGAAATCGCGCTGATAGCCGCGCGCCACCATGCCCTCGATCAACTGTCCCTGATACAGGCTGACCTTGCCGGTGCGGCGGAAGGTCGCCATGGCGCGGCGCAAGCCATCGGCCTGTACGGGCGTGAAACCACCCGCCACGATGGCGAGCCGCATCGCCTGTTCCTGGAACAGGGGCACGCCCATCGTCTTACCCAATACGTCCTTCAATTCATCCGGGCTGCCGGGCGGTCCGGGCAATTCGGGGTCCTCCTCGCCGTTTCGTCGCCGCAGATAGGGATGGACCATGCCGCCCTGGATCGGCCCGGGTCGCACGATCGCGACCTGGATGACGAGGTCGTAGAGTTCCTTGGGCTTCATCCGGGGCAGCATGGCGATCTGCGCGCGGCTTTCGACCTGGAAGGTGCCGATGCTGTCGCCCTTTTGCAGCATGGCGTAGGTGTCGGGATCTTCCAGTGGGACGGTGTCGAGGGTCAGGTCGCCCAGGCCGTGGAGGCGCATCAGATCGAAACTCTTGCGGATCGCGGTCAGCATGCCGAGCGCCAGCACGTCCACCTTCATCAGCCTGAGCGTTTCGAGATCATCCTTGTCCCATTCGATGAAGGTGCGGTCGGGCATGGCGGCATTGTGGATCGGCACCAGTTCGTCGAGCCGCCCCTGGCTGAGCACGAAGCCGCCGACATGCTGCGAGAGGTGGCGGGGGAATTCGAGCAATTGGCTCGCCATGTCGCGCAGCCGGGCGAGTTCGGGGTTGGCGGGATCGAAACCGGCCTGGGTCAGGCGCGCTTCGGGCACTTCGTCGCCGCCCCAACTGCCCCAGACCGTGCCGGACAGGCGCGCCGTCACATCCTCCGTCAGGCCCAGCGCCTTGCCGACTTCGCGCAGCGCGCTGCGCTGGCGGTAGCGGATGACGGTCGCGGCGATCCCGGCCCGCTCGCGCGAGTAGCGGCGGTAGATATATTGCATCACCTCCTCGCGCCGCTCATGTTCGAAATCGACGTCGATGTCGGGCGGTTCTGCGCGTTCTTCGGTCAGGAAACGGGAGAAGAGCAGTTTCTGTTCGACCGGGTCGATCGGGGTGACGCCGAGCAGATAACAGACCAGCGAATTGGCGGCGGACCCGCGCCCCTGGCACAGGATCGGCGGATCGAGGCTGCGGGCATGGGCGACGATGTCGTGGACGGTGAGGAAATAATAGGCGTAATTCTTGTGCCGGATCAGGCGAAACTCTTCATCCAGTATCTTGCGATAGGCGGGAGGCAATCCGTCGGGGAAGCGGGCTTTCGCTTTTTCCTCCACCAGATGTTCCAGCCAGTCCTGCGGCGCCCAGCCATCGGGCACAGGCTCGTGCGGATATTCGTAGACGAGTTGGTCGAGGGTGAAATCGATGCAGTCCAGCACGTCCTGCGTCGCGGCGATCGCCTGCGGACAGGCGGTAAAGAGGCGCGCCATTTCGGTGGGCGGTTTCAGGTGACGCTCGGCATTGGGGGCAAGGCGGCGGCCCGCGGTCTGGATGGTCAGGCCTTCGCGGATGCAGGTCAGCACATCCTGCATCGGCCGATCCGCCGCTTGCGCATAAAGCGGATCGTTGGTGGCGATCAGCGGCACGCCGCTTTGTGCGGACAGCGTCATGCGCCGCGCCAGCAGCCGGGCGTCGCGCCCGGACCGTCCCATCGTCGCGGCTAGCCAGAGATGCGGTGTCAGCGCGCGCAATCGGGCCAGCAGAGCGGGATCGCCATCCATTGCGATCAGCGCCATGTCCTGCGCATGGTCGATCAGGTCGGAAAGCCCGAGTGCGCATGCGCCCTTCGTCGTACGGCGGTTGCCCAGCGTCAGCAGGCGGGTCAGCCGTCCCCAGCCGAAACGAGTGCGGGGATAGGCGACGATATCCGGCGTGCCATCAGTAAAGACCAGTCGCGCGCCGACGATGAGGCGCATCGTGACACCCAGCGGCTTCAGATCCTTGAGCGCCTGATGCGCGCGCACGACCCCCGCCACGCTGTTGCGATCGGCGATGCCGATGCCGGTCATGCCCAAATGGGCGGCCTGACGCACCATGTCGCCAGGATGGGACGCGCCACGCAGGAAACTGAAATTGGTCGCGGCCACGACCTCCGCAAAGGCCGGTATCTGGCCGGGCAGGCCGCTCATGCGAACAGGCCGTGCAGATACCAGCCGATATCGGCCTCTTCCCCGAACAGCCCGTAGCGAAACATCCAGTAGCGACGGCCATCGCCATCCTCGATCCGGTAATAGTCGCGCGTTCGACCGGCCCCTCCCGGCTGATGCCCGTCGCGCCTGCGCCACCATTCCGCCGCGATCCTTTCCGGCCCTTCGGCCAGCCGCACCTCATGCAGGCGGTCGCGCCAGCGGAAACGCTGGGGCGGGCCATCGGGCACCCCGGCGATCACCGATACGGGCTGGGGCGGGTCGAACAGCAGCAGCGGTCGGGGCGCACGATCCACCGTTGCAGGCCAAGGCCGGGATTGCGCCTGGGTCGCGGGGACCAGTTGCTGCGCACCTTCGGGCAGATGGCGGTCGCAGGGCTGCAAGCGGCGCACATTGTCCGGGCCGAGCCGGATGCCGAGCCGGTCGATCAAGGCGACGATGCCATCCTCTCTCGCCTGCGCCTCCTCTCCTTCCATCACCTGTTGCCGTTCGACCATCGGCTCGACCCGTGGCACCGCCAGAAGCACCGCGTCGAAGCCGAAGCCGGGATCGAGCGGGTCGGCCATCGTGTCGATCCGCTCATGCAGCAGGCGCAATATGGCGGAGGGATCGCGCACCGGTTGTCCGGTTTCGATTGCCAGCCCCTGCCGCGCGCCATCGCTGCGCAGCAAGCGGATGACGAAGCGCCGCCCGCCAAGCTTGCGCGCCTCCATCTGTCGCACGGCCTGGCCCAGCAGATCCTCGATCACGTCCATCACATCCTCGGTGCGGGCGATCGGTTCGGGGAAGCGGGCTTCGGCGCGGATCGCCACGACGGGACGGCGCGGCGTGATCGGGCTGGGCGCTTCGCCCAATATCTGGCGCAGGCGGGTGACGGCCTGTTCGCCGAACCGCGCGGCGATCATCCCCATCGGTCGTCGGGCAAGGTCGCCGATGCTGCGCAGTCCGGCACGGCGCAAGGCGGCAAGCGCGCCATCGTCCAGCTCCAGCGCCGCGACCGGCAACGCCTGGACATCGTTCGACCGGCCGCCGTGCCGCGCCATCGCCCG
This window of the Sphingobium sp. CR2-8 genome carries:
- a CDS encoding error-prone DNA polymerase, with amino-acid sequence MSGLPGQIPAFAEVVAATNFSFLRGASHPGDMVRQAAHLGMTGIGIADRNSVAGVVRAHQALKDLKPLGVTMRLIVGARLVFTDGTPDIVAYPRTRFGWGRLTRLLTLGNRRTTKGACALGLSDLIDHAQDMALIAMDGDPALLARLRALTPHLWLAATMGRSGRDARLLARRMTLSAQSGVPLIATNDPLYAQAADRPMQDVLTCIREGLTIQTAGRRLAPNAERHLKPPTEMARLFTACPQAIAATQDVLDCIDFTLDQLVYEYPHEPVPDGWAPQDWLEHLVEEKAKARFPDGLPPAYRKILDEEFRLIRHKNYAYYFLTVHDIVAHARSLDPPILCQGRGSAANSLVCYLLGVTPIDPVEQKLLFSRFLTEERAEPPDIDVDFEHERREEVMQYIYRRYSRERAGIAATVIRYRQRSALREVGKALGLTEDVTARLSGTVWGSWGGDEVPEARLTQAGFDPANPELARLRDMASQLLEFPRHLSQHVGGFVLSQGRLDELVPIHNAAMPDRTFIEWDKDDLETLRLMKVDVLALGMLTAIRKSFDLMRLHGLGDLTLDTVPLEDPDTYAMLQKGDSIGTFQVESRAQIAMLPRMKPKELYDLVIQVAIVRPGPIQGGMVHPYLRRRNGEEDPELPGPPGSPDELKDVLGKTMGVPLFQEQAMRLAIVAGGFTPVQADGLRRAMATFRRTGKVSLYQGQLIEGMVARGYQRDFAERCFKQIEGFGEYGFPESHAQAFGWLAYVSSWLKCHYPAVFACALLNSQPMGFYAPAQLVRDAQQHGVEARPIDVQASLWYSSLEGERILRLGLNRIDGFREEWAKALIAARADAPIRDMEDLARRAGMPARALHLLADADALRSIGSNRRAAGWEARRVPPAQLPLFAAQDLPELGQEPDPALPTMPLSEEVAIDYATHRLSLKGHPMQFLRSHFAERGAIDCASINAAKDGTKVRVAGVVLIRQRPGKGNAVFITIEDESGIVNALLWAREMEKQRRAVMASRLMLIDGEVQRSKENVVHLMVDRVIDASAALEWLNEQPMMRGDEVTHPGRPRAAPSPRRHPRDVRILPKSRDFH
- a CDS encoding Y-family DNA polymerase, whose translation is MATAGERSPEDGAQPLALVARVGNALRLAAVDGLAAGQGLSSGMTLADARARCPTLTTRPADPVADADALDRLLEKMRHFTPMVALDAPDGLVLDISGCTHLFGGQRALARQARAMAGHASRHGFGPNAMAARAMARHGGRSNDVQALPVAALELDDGALAALRRAGLRSIGDLARRPMGMIAARFGEQAVTRLRQILGEAPSPITPRRPVVAIRAEARFPEPIARTEDVMDVIEDLLGQAVRQMEARKLGGRRFVIRLLRSDGARQGLAIETGQPVRDPSAILRLLHERIDTMADPLDPGFGFDAVLLAVPRVEPMVERQQVMEGEEAQAREDGIVALIDRLGIRLGPDNVRRLQPCDRHLPEGAQQLVPATQAQSRPWPATVDRAPRPLLLFDPPQPVSVIAGVPDGPPQRFRWRDRLHEVRLAEGPERIAAEWWRRRDGHQPGGAGRTRDYYRIEDGDGRRYWMFRYGLFGEEADIGWYLHGLFA